The genome window CCCAGTACCAGGGCTTCTCGGAGATCACCGTCACGCGGCGCCTGTTCCGCAACGGGGACTCGGAGTACCTCATCAACAAGACGCTGTGCCGCCTGCTCGACATCACCGAGCTGTTCCTGGGCACGGGCGTGGGCACCAAGGCCTACTCCATCATCGAGCAGGGCCGCGTGGGCCTCATCGTCTCCAGCAAGCCGGAGGACCGTCGGCACCTGCTGGAGGAGGCCGCGGGCGTCACCAAGTACAAGGCGCGCCGCAAGGCCGCCGAGCGGAAGATGGAGGCCACCGAGGCCAACCTCCTGCGCGTCACCGACATCACCAGCGAGCTGGAGAAGCGGCTGGACGCGCTGTCGCGTCAGGCGAAGAAGGCGGAGAAGTACAAGAAGCTCAAGGCGCGCATGCGGGACATCGACCTGCACGCGGCCAGCCACCGTCACCTGGAGCTGCTCGCGGAGAAGCAGGTCCTGCAGTCGCGCCTGTCCAACCTGGGCACCGAGGAGCGCGACAGCCTGGACCGCGTGAAGGAGCTGGAGGAGACCATCGCCAGGCGCCGCGCGGAGCTGGACGCGGAGGCCGCGGCGCTCCAGGCCCTGGCCGCCGAGGTGCACGCGCTGGAGAGCTCGCTGCAGCGCGACACGCAGGATTTGTCCTACGGCAAGCGCGACCTGGAGGAGACGCAGGCCCGCGTGGCCCAGGCCCGCACGGAGCTGGACGGGCTGCTCGCGCGCCAGGCGGAGATGTCCGAGGCCATGGCCGCGCGCGAGGCCGAGCTGTCCGGCATCGCCGGCTCGTGGAAGGAGGACGAGGTGTCGATGCAGGTGGCGCAGGAGGAGCTGCGCCGCGTCACCCAGCTGCAGACGGAGGTGGCCCTGCGCCTGGAGCAGGAGCGCGCGGGCCTGGTCGCGGTGGCCACGCGGCTCGCGAACCACGAGAGCAACCTGGTGGGCCTGGCCCGTCAGCGCACGGACCTGGAGGGCCGCCGCGCCAAGCTGCAGGCGGAGCTGGCGGCGCTGCGCGAGCAGGAGACGCAGCTGGAGTCGGCGCGCGGTGAGGTGGCGAAGCGGGTGGAGGACACCCGGCACCTGGCCGCGGAGCTGGCCGAGCACAAGGCGCAGGAGGAGGACGCCCTGTCGCGCACGCGCGCGGCCTTCACGGAGAACGAGATCCAGGTCATCGCCCTGCGCGAGGAGCTGAGCGACAAGAGGAGCCGCCTGTCGTCCCTGGAGGACATCCAGAAGAACTACGACGGGTTCGACCGCGGCGTGCGCGCCGTCATGGTGCGCGCGGGCACGGTGGCCCGGGAGCAGGGCATCTTCGGCCTCGTCGCCGACGTGCTCACGGTGACGCCGCGCTACGAGCGCGCGGTGGAGGCCGCCCTGGGTGAGCGGCTCCAGCACGTCATCGTCGAGAGCCGCGACAAGGGCGTGGAACTGGTGGAGTACCTCAAGGGCCACGCGGAGGGCCGGGGCAGCTTCCTGCCCGTGCCCGCGCTGGACGCCCTGCCGCCCGTGGAGGCGCCGGACTTCGAGCGCCCGGGAGTGCTGGCGCACGCGCTGGGCGAGGTGACGTGCGAGGAGGCGCTGCAGCCCGTGGTGCGGCTGCTCCTCGGTGACGTCGTCATCGTCCAGGACCTGGCGGCGGCGCGCGCGTACTCGGAGGCCGGCGGTCCGGCGCGCACGCTCGTCACGCAGGACGGCGAGGTGTTCCGTCAGGACGGCACCATCGTCGGCGGTGAGCGTGAGGGCGCGGCGGTGGGCGCGCTCCAGAAGAAGCGCGAGATCGCGGAGCTGGCCACCGAGGTGGCGCGGGTGGAGGAGCGCTACAACGAAATCCTCACCCGGCACTACACGCTCCAGAAGCAGATGGGGCACACCGAGGGCGTCCTCAAGGGGCTGGCCAAGAACCAGCACGCCGAGGAGGTGAACCTCGCCAGCCAGGAGAAGGACCTGCACAAGGCGGGCGAGGACCTGGCGCGCGTGCGCGAGCGGGTGCGCTCCCTGGAGCAGGAGGAC of Myxococcus fulvus contains these proteins:
- the smc gene encoding chromosome segregation protein SMC, translating into MRIKRLDITGFKSFMERSVFTFDEGVTGIVGPNGCGKSNVVDAIRWVMGEQSAKNLRGRGMEDVIFNGSENKPPLSMAEVSLTFLVDDTDQLAPQYQGFSEITVTRRLFRNGDSEYLINKTLCRLLDITELFLGTGVGTKAYSIIEQGRVGLIVSSKPEDRRHLLEEAAGVTKYKARRKAAERKMEATEANLLRVTDITSELEKRLDALSRQAKKAEKYKKLKARMRDIDLHAASHRHLELLAEKQVLQSRLSNLGTEERDSLDRVKELEETIARRRAELDAEAAALQALAAEVHALESSLQRDTQDLSYGKRDLEETQARVAQARTELDGLLARQAEMSEAMAAREAELSGIAGSWKEDEVSMQVAQEELRRVTQLQTEVALRLEQERAGLVAVATRLANHESNLVGLARQRTDLEGRRAKLQAELAALREQETQLESARGEVAKRVEDTRHLAAELAEHKAQEEDALSRTRAAFTENEIQVIALREELSDKRSRLSSLEDIQKNYDGFDRGVRAVMVRAGTVAREQGIFGLVADVLTVTPRYERAVEAALGERLQHVIVESRDKGVELVEYLKGHAEGRGSFLPVPALDALPPVEAPDFERPGVLAHALGEVTCEEALQPVVRLLLGDVVIVQDLAAARAYSEAGGPARTLVTQDGEVFRQDGTIVGGEREGAAVGALQKKREIAELATEVARVEERYNEILTRHYTLQKQMGHTEGVLKGLAKNQHAEEVNLASQEKDLHKAGEDLARVRERVRSLEQEDGQLGQSHMALAHEEEASRGEVAHGQTDREAREERVKQLAGEQETLRQRAEAANADLTGLRIKVAAGSERGESARKELDSLVTQRREMETRVARLQATLAEGGARTEELGKRTTETEAGLSQRVEEHRVAAEGLESRRAAHLLASSEVREQDSQFRELRGRVEELMQGLSQISLREREIALELEHLSAGIRERHQVDLALELHRYHLLPSLTPETEAELKDLRAQVEKMGEINLTAIDEHAELSKRFDFLTAQKTDLQASMGQLREAIQRIDATSRERFKQTFDVVNEKFQAIFPRLFGGGRASLVLTNDGPNGEPGVEIVAQPPGKKLQSVNLLSGGEKALTAVGLIFGIFLIKPTPFCLLDEVDAPLDEGNVGRYNDMVKEMSRQSQFILITHNKRTMEVSNTLYGVTMEEPGISKLVSVKIREANAANDDKISA